A stretch of the Halorussus vallis genome encodes the following:
- a CDS encoding DUF7471 family protein, which translates to MQSPVEAVVLLGAGHGAGWGPTMAVLLALAGLGSALVLAVALAALLRRRSRSYLLVTLALATLLARTAVAALSFTGTVEAGSHHLFEHGLDVVMAALVIAAVYDARTVRATARGERP; encoded by the coding sequence ATGCAATCGCCGGTGGAAGCGGTCGTCCTCCTCGGCGCCGGCCACGGCGCGGGCTGGGGGCCGACGATGGCGGTCCTGCTGGCGCTGGCGGGCCTGGGCTCCGCGCTCGTCCTCGCGGTGGCGCTCGCGGCGCTCCTGCGGCGGCGCTCGCGGTCGTACCTGCTGGTCACGCTCGCGCTGGCGACGCTGCTCGCCCGCACCGCCGTCGCCGCGCTCTCGTTCACCGGGACGGTCGAGGCGGGTTCGCACCACCTGTTCGAACACGGACTCGACGTGGTGATGGCTGCGCTGGTCATCGCGGCCGTCTACGACGCTCGCACGGTGCGAGCCACCGCGCGGGGTGAGCGCCCGTGA
- a CDS encoding ester cyclase: MGDRERRDDGERREYRPAEPPCDDTERRRCDRRTVLASLAGAAGALTFGSSSSATARESAVRPTRGQVTAGRATGSPASDKRVVRRFFAALDAGDFDTLRRLLAPDFEAHFVRPRFTLGRVRFLLTLYALQEAFPDARFELLDVDASDETVETRWVATGTFEKPFAGLDPTGDVVTLPGRAAFRVVDGRIEELRIRPDLLTLIAEVGLGVLT; encoded by the coding sequence ATGGGGGACCGCGAGCGACGCGACGACGGGGAGCGACGGGAGTATCGTCCGGCGGAGCCACCCTGCGACGACACAGAGCGCCGCCGGTGCGACAGGCGGACCGTCTTGGCCTCGCTGGCCGGGGCGGCGGGTGCGCTGACGTTCGGGAGTTCGTCGTCGGCGACCGCCCGCGAGTCGGCCGTGCGGCCGACTCGCGGGCAGGTGACCGCCGGACGGGCGACCGGTTCGCCGGCCTCCGACAAGCGGGTGGTCCGGCGGTTCTTCGCCGCGCTCGACGCGGGCGACTTCGACACGCTCCGCCGACTGCTCGCGCCCGACTTCGAGGCTCACTTCGTCCGCCCGCGGTTCACACTCGGGCGAGTTCGGTTCCTCCTCACGCTTTACGCGCTCCAGGAGGCCTTTCCGGACGCCCGATTCGAACTTCTTGACGTCGACGCCAGCGACGAGACGGTCGAAACCCGGTGGGTCGCGACCGGGACGTTCGAGAAACCGTTCGCCGGCCTCGACCCGACCGGCGACGTCGTGACCCTGCCCGGACGCGCCGCCTTCCGGGTCGTCGACGGGCGAATCGAGGAACTCCGGATTCGGCCGGACCTGCTCACGCTAATCGCAGAGGTCGGCCTCGGCGTGCTGACTTGA
- a CDS encoding TIGR00266 family protein yields the protein MRHEIESGPAYSLLNVTLDDGESLQAEGGAMVSHGENVSMDTNATGGFLKSLRRSVLGGESFFQNTFAASGGEGEVTLAPALPGDVVHEELSDETLYVQSGSYVAGDADLDVDTEFGGAKTFFGNEGLFLLRVSGSGPLFMSSYGAIKPVELDDGEQYTVDTGHVVAFEETADFAVRRVAGLKSTVFSGEGLVCRFTGPGKVWLQTRSPDAFLAWLLPKIPRPTYANSP from the coding sequence ATGCGACACGAGATCGAGTCCGGCCCCGCATACTCGCTGTTGAACGTCACGCTCGACGACGGGGAGAGCCTCCAGGCGGAGGGCGGCGCGATGGTCAGCCACGGCGAGAACGTCTCGATGGACACCAACGCCACCGGCGGTTTCCTCAAATCGCTTCGCCGGAGCGTCCTCGGCGGCGAGAGCTTCTTCCAGAACACCTTCGCGGCGTCGGGCGGCGAGGGTGAGGTGACGCTCGCGCCCGCGCTGCCCGGCGACGTGGTCCACGAGGAGCTGAGCGACGAGACGCTGTACGTCCAGTCGGGGTCGTACGTCGCTGGCGACGCCGACCTCGACGTCGACACCGAGTTCGGCGGCGCGAAGACGTTCTTCGGCAACGAAGGGCTGTTCCTCCTGCGTGTCTCGGGGAGCGGACCCCTCTTCATGTCTAGCTACGGCGCCATCAAGCCCGTCGAACTCGACGACGGCGAGCAGTACACCGTCGACACCGGCCACGTCGTCGCGTTCGAGGAGACGGCCGACTTCGCTGTGCGGCGGGTCGCCGGCCTGAAGTCGACGGTGTTCTCGGGGGAGGGCCTGGTCTGTCGGTTCACCGGCCCGGGGAAGGTCTGGCTCCAGACCCGGAGTCCGGACGCCTTCCTGGCGTGGCTCCTGCCGAAGATTCCCCGGCCGACGTACGCGAACAGTCCCTGA
- a CDS encoding winged helix-turn-helix transcriptional regulator has translation MNETRRAIADHVRERPGVHFSAVVRETDFAPGQVQYHLRRLCSDGRLVPEELYGRTHYYPPEYDEWERAALAMFRRETARDLLAFLLDEGETGPATLADELDLARSTVEWHLDNLEAQDLVERRREGNRVRVALARPEATAELLAAVTPSMPERLVDRFTRLVDGLLDEG, from the coding sequence GTGAACGAGACGCGTCGCGCCATCGCCGACCACGTCAGGGAGCGCCCGGGCGTCCACTTCAGCGCGGTCGTCCGCGAAACGGACTTCGCGCCGGGTCAGGTCCAGTACCACCTCCGGCGGCTCTGCTCGGACGGCCGACTCGTCCCCGAGGAACTGTACGGCCGCACCCACTACTACCCGCCGGAGTACGACGAGTGGGAGCGCGCCGCGCTCGCGATGTTCCGCCGCGAAACCGCCCGCGACCTGCTGGCCTTCCTGCTCGACGAGGGGGAGACGGGGCCGGCGACGCTGGCCGACGAACTCGACCTCGCCCGGAGCACCGTCGAGTGGCACCTCGACAACCTCGAAGCCCAGGACCTCGTAGAGCGGCGCCGCGAGGGCAACCGCGTCCGGGTGGCACTCGCCCGACCCGAGGCCACGGCCGAACTCCTCGCGGCGGTGACGCCCTCGATGCCGGAACGGCTGGTCGACCGGTTCACGCGGCTGGTCGACGGCCTGCTGGACGAGGGCTGA
- a CDS encoding HdeD family acid-resistance protein — protein sequence MSTQTADPTETRAASVLARNWWMLAVRGVLAIAFGALAFVWPGITLAALVLLFGAYAAADGVFALAGAVRAAGNRRRWWPLLLEGLAGVGAGIVAFVWPGITALALLYLVAAWAIITGAFELYAAVKLRRSVSNEWLLALSGVASVVFGVLLVALPGPGILTLLWLVGAYAIVFGVLLVALAFRMRGVESPKATRAPT from the coding sequence GTGAGCACTCAGACAGCAGACCCGACGGAGACGCGGGCGGCGTCCGTATTGGCTCGAAACTGGTGGATGCTAGCTGTTCGGGGCGTCCTCGCCATCGCGTTCGGCGCGCTGGCGTTCGTCTGGCCGGGCATCACGCTGGCGGCGCTGGTGTTGCTGTTCGGCGCGTACGCCGCGGCCGACGGCGTGTTCGCGCTCGCTGGCGCCGTCCGGGCCGCCGGGAATCGGCGGCGGTGGTGGCCGCTGTTGCTCGAGGGCCTCGCGGGCGTCGGCGCGGGCATCGTCGCGTTCGTCTGGCCCGGCATCACCGCGCTCGCGCTCCTGTACCTGGTCGCGGCGTGGGCCATCATCACCGGCGCGTTCGAACTCTACGCGGCCGTGAAGCTCCGGCGGAGCGTGAGTAACGAGTGGTTGCTCGCGCTCTCGGGCGTCGCCTCCGTCGTCTTCGGCGTGCTACTCGTGGCGCTCCCCGGCCCCGGCATCCTGACGCTCTTGTGGCTCGTGGGCGCCTACGCTATCGTGTTCGGCGTCCTGCTCGTCGCGCTCGCGTTCCGGATGCGCGGCGTCGAGTCGCCGAAGGCGACCCGAGCGCCGACGTGA